Proteins encoded together in one Gemmatimonadetes bacterium T265 window:
- the hemY gene encoding protoporphyrinogen oxidase has product MLAHSDALFSTPGPHVVVVGGGVSGLAAAERITQSDATATVTVVEATARLGGMIHTEHSGDYTYEVGADSVLAAKPATRDLCARLGIADRLYGASARGAYVYRAGRLRRLPAGLSGLMPTQLRPLATSGILSPRGLARVALEPWRSTPEPTADESIRAFVVRRMGREAYDRLVEPLLTGIYAGDGAQLSIESTFPQLRAIERSHGSLLRGLRARAAAAAPAPGAASPSPFLSLPTGLAELIDALERALLATGRVRILRGTPVRALDPAPDGRWTGSGVRVVLDAFPIDADAVIVATPASVAASLLRPIDPALAGELAGVTHGSTATVTLAYALADVPRPLDGTGYVVPRAEGRVVMACTWLSSKWAGRVPADVALFRLFLGGAPRPELAHLDQTRLVALARTELREVLGVAARPRFTRVARWIDAMPQYTLGHAGRVARAAARVAAHPWLALAGNTYQGVGIPDCIRSGQAAADRVLAARRPAPVAAAA; this is encoded by the coding sequence ATGCTCGCGCACTCGGACGCTCTGTTCTCCACCCCCGGTCCACACGTCGTGGTCGTCGGCGGGGGCGTGAGCGGGCTCGCGGCAGCCGAGCGGATCACACAGAGTGATGCGACCGCCACCGTCACCGTCGTCGAGGCGACCGCACGGCTCGGCGGCATGATCCACACCGAGCACTCGGGCGACTACACCTACGAAGTGGGCGCCGACTCGGTGCTCGCGGCCAAGCCGGCGACGCGCGACCTCTGCGCGCGGCTCGGCATCGCCGACCGGCTGTACGGCGCGAGCGCGCGCGGCGCGTACGTCTACCGGGCGGGGCGGCTCCGACGCCTTCCCGCCGGGCTCTCGGGGCTGATGCCAACGCAGCTCCGCCCGCTCGCCACGTCCGGCATTCTCTCGCCGCGTGGGCTCGCCCGCGTCGCGCTCGAGCCGTGGCGCTCCACCCCGGAACCGACCGCGGACGAGTCGATCCGTGCGTTCGTCGTCCGCCGCATGGGGCGTGAGGCGTACGACCGGCTCGTCGAACCCCTGCTCACGGGCATCTACGCCGGCGACGGTGCCCAGCTCAGTATCGAGTCGACCTTCCCGCAGCTCCGCGCGATCGAGCGGAGCCACGGCAGTCTGCTCCGCGGCCTTCGCGCACGCGCAGCGGCGGCCGCGCCCGCGCCGGGCGCCGCGTCCCCATCGCCGTTCCTCTCGCTCCCGACCGGCCTCGCCGAGCTGATCGACGCGCTCGAACGCGCCCTGCTCGCGACCGGACGCGTCCGCATCCTGCGCGGCACGCCGGTGCGCGCGCTCGACCCGGCGCCCGACGGGCGCTGGACCGGATCCGGTGTGCGGGTCGTCCTCGACGCCTTTCCCATCGACGCCGACGCGGTGATCGTGGCGACGCCGGCCTCGGTCGCCGCCTCGCTCCTCCGCCCCATCGATCCGGCACTCGCGGGGGAGCTCGCCGGGGTTACGCACGGGTCGACGGCGACGGTCACGCTCGCCTACGCCCTCGCGGACGTCCCGCGACCACTCGACGGCACGGGCTACGTGGTCCCCCGGGCCGAGGGACGCGTGGTCATGGCGTGCACGTGGCTATCGAGCAAGTGGGCCGGCCGCGTCCCGGCCGACGTCGCCCTCTTCCGCCTCTTCCTCGGCGGCGCGCCCCGCCCCGAACTCGCCCACCTCGACCAGACGCGGCTCGTCGCGCTCGCCCGGACCGAGCTGCGCGAGGTGCTCGGCGTCGCGGCGCGCCCGCGCTTCACGCGCGTGGCGCGCTGGATCGACGCGATGCCACAGTACACGTTAGGCCACGCCGGCCGCGTGGCGCGCGCCGCCGCCCGCGTCGCGGCGCACCCGTGGCTCGCCCTCGCCGGGAACACCTACCAGGGCGTCGGCATCCCCGACTGCATCCGCTCGGGCCAGGCCGCGGCCGACCGCGTCCTCGCGGCGCGACGCCCGGCGCCGGTCGCAGCGGCCGCGTGA
- a CDS encoding oligoendopeptidase F, producing the protein MQSECSPRSRFAVSAVTLPESPAALADATWDDVAPLYGALADAPLTADTVEAWLAEWSAVESLVGEAGTLAMIAYTGDTADAAKEAAYLRFSTEIFPKVDEAGVGLARRLLALGWSRPDLETTLRRFRTDAEIFREENVPLFAELEELSAQYQKLTGNLAADWDGERKTIPQLQPYLRAPDRAVRERAFRLGADAYLAERDAMARLFDAMYEKRVRVARNAGFADYQQYAFAAKHRFDYTPDDVARFHDAVEESVVPAVERLMAMRREVLGVDTLRPWDLAVDLYRERPLVPFSDVDEFVAGARRVFSSVDATLGAEFDVMAGEGLLDLESRAGKAPGGYCTKLPWRGRPFIFMNAVGVPDDVNTLVHEAGHCFHDFAAHALPLVWQRSTGHEAAELASMSMELLAAPYLAKPSGYYEPADADAAMLEHLVDVLTTLPHVASVDAFQRWIYTDPRGADAAARDAEWLRLRARFERGVDWSGLGRERVARWYRQLHIFELPFYYIEYGIAQLGALQVWRRALGDQADAVARYRAALALGGTRPLPEIYAAAGAKLVFDAATMRELVALVEAHVDRLQGRLAAAR; encoded by the coding sequence ATGCAGTCCGAGTGCTCGCCCCGCAGCCGTTTCGCCGTGTCCGCTGTTACCCTGCCCGAATCGCCGGCCGCGCTCGCCGACGCGACCTGGGACGACGTCGCCCCGCTCTACGGGGCGCTCGCCGACGCGCCGCTGACGGCCGACACCGTCGAGGCGTGGCTCGCGGAGTGGTCCGCGGTCGAGTCGCTCGTCGGCGAGGCGGGGACCCTCGCGATGATCGCGTACACGGGCGACACGGCCGACGCGGCGAAGGAAGCGGCGTACCTGCGGTTCTCGACCGAGATCTTCCCCAAGGTGGACGAGGCGGGCGTCGGGCTGGCGCGGCGGCTCCTCGCACTCGGCTGGTCGCGCCCCGACCTCGAGACGACGCTGCGGCGCTTCCGGACCGACGCGGAGATCTTCCGCGAGGAGAACGTGCCGCTGTTCGCCGAGCTCGAGGAGCTGTCGGCGCAGTACCAGAAGCTGACCGGGAACCTCGCCGCGGACTGGGACGGCGAGCGGAAGACGATCCCGCAGCTGCAGCCGTACCTGCGCGCCCCGGACCGCGCGGTGCGGGAGCGCGCGTTCCGGCTCGGGGCGGACGCGTACCTCGCCGAGCGGGACGCGATGGCGCGGCTGTTCGACGCGATGTACGAGAAGCGCGTGCGCGTCGCGCGGAACGCCGGGTTCGCCGACTACCAGCAGTACGCGTTCGCGGCCAAGCACCGGTTCGACTACACGCCGGACGACGTCGCGCGCTTCCACGACGCGGTCGAGGAGAGCGTCGTGCCGGCGGTCGAGCGGCTGATGGCGATGCGGCGCGAGGTGCTCGGCGTCGACACGCTCCGGCCGTGGGACCTCGCCGTCGACCTGTACCGCGAGCGGCCGCTCGTGCCGTTTTCCGACGTCGACGAGTTCGTGGCGGGCGCGCGCCGCGTGTTCTCGAGCGTCGACGCGACGCTCGGCGCGGAGTTCGACGTGATGGCGGGCGAGGGGCTGCTCGACCTCGAGAGCCGCGCCGGCAAGGCGCCGGGCGGCTACTGCACGAAGCTGCCCTGGCGCGGGCGGCCGTTCATCTTCATGAACGCGGTCGGCGTGCCCGACGACGTGAACACGCTCGTGCACGAGGCCGGACACTGCTTCCATGACTTCGCGGCGCACGCGCTGCCGCTCGTCTGGCAGCGATCGACCGGGCACGAGGCGGCCGAGTTGGCGTCGATGAGCATGGAGCTGCTCGCCGCGCCGTACCTGGCGAAGCCGAGCGGGTACTACGAGCCGGCGGACGCCGACGCGGCGATGCTCGAGCACCTCGTCGACGTGCTCACGACGCTGCCGCACGTGGCGAGCGTGGACGCGTTCCAGCGCTGGATCTACACGGACCCGCGCGGGGCGGACGCGGCGGCGCGCGACGCGGAGTGGCTGCGGCTCCGGGCGCGGTTCGAGCGCGGCGTCGACTGGTCGGGGCTGGGGCGCGAGCGCGTGGCGCGGTGGTACCGGCAGCTGCACATCTTCGAGCTGCCGTTCTACTACATCGAGTACGGGATCGCGCAGCTCGGCGCGCTGCAGGTGTGGCGCCGCGCGCTCGGCGACCAGGCCGACGCGGTGGCGCGCTACCGCGCCGCGCTCGCGTTAGGCGGGACGCGGCCGCTGCCCGAGATCTACGCCGCCGCGGGCGCGAAGCTCGTCTTCGACGCGGCGACGATGCGCGAGCTCGTCGCGCTCGTCGAGGCGCACGTGGACCGGCTGCAGGGCCGGCTCGCGGCCGCGCGCTGA
- a CDS encoding epoxide hydrolase → MSAAPPSGASTGLGADGWAAGDGVRLHYISRGDGPVVLLLHGFPDFWYGWRHQLAPLADAGFRAVAVDLRGYNLSQRPARVADYALDRLAGDVAALARSLGGGRVHVVGHDWGGAVAWRVAARRPEAVDRLVVLNAPHPRRFWELLGTPAQALRSWYIGAVQVPLVPEALLAARGRSLLHATWTAMHRRPGAFTDEDHARYDAAFPTASALRAALAYYRAAARGPRATLDADGPPDGDVVRAPTLVLWGEDDPALVRANAEGLERWVPDVRVQRVPGAGHFVQADAPAVVNEALVGFLRG, encoded by the coding sequence GTGTCGGCGGCCCCGCCGAGCGGCGCGTCGACCGGGCTCGGCGCGGACGGCTGGGCCGCGGGCGACGGGGTGCGCCTGCACTACATCTCGCGCGGCGATGGCCCCGTCGTGCTCCTGCTGCACGGCTTCCCGGACTTCTGGTACGGGTGGCGGCACCAGCTCGCCCCGCTCGCGGACGCGGGGTTCCGGGCCGTCGCCGTCGACCTGCGCGGCTACAACCTGAGCCAGCGCCCGGCGCGCGTGGCCGACTACGCGCTCGACCGGCTCGCGGGCGACGTGGCGGCGCTGGCCCGGTCGTTAGGCGGCGGGCGCGTGCACGTCGTGGGGCACGACTGGGGCGGCGCCGTGGCGTGGCGCGTCGCGGCACGCCGCCCCGAGGCGGTCGACCGGCTCGTCGTGCTCAACGCGCCGCACCCGCGCCGGTTCTGGGAGTTGCTCGGCACGCCCGCGCAGGCGTTGCGCTCGTGGTACATCGGCGCGGTGCAGGTGCCGCTCGTGCCGGAGGCGCTGCTCGCGGCGCGCGGGCGGTCACTGCTGCACGCGACGTGGACCGCGATGCACCGCCGACCGGGGGCGTTCACCGACGAGGACCATGCGCGCTACGACGCGGCGTTCCCGACGGCGAGCGCGCTGCGGGCGGCGCTCGCGTACTACCGCGCGGCCGCGCGGGGGCCGCGGGCGACGCTCGACGCGGACGGCCCGCCGGACGGTGACGTGGTGCGGGCGCCGACGCTCGTGCTGTGGGGGGAGGACGACCCGGCGTTGGTCCGGGCCAACGCCGAGGGACTCGAGCGCTGGGTGCCGGACGTCCGGGTGCAACGCGTGCCCGGCGCCGGACATTTCGTGCAGGCCGACGCGCCGGCGGTCGTCAACGAGGCGTTGGTCGGCTTCCTACGCGGGTGA
- a CDS encoding membrane protein → MRALLNYFLRGVAVIAPLAVTAYVCWRLFAAVDSWLGLSVPGVGFVLTIGFLTVVGFLASTFFARAVLGPIERVLTRLPLVRLLYGSTKDLLNAFVGEQRRFDRPVLVALYPEAGGEVLGFVTQTALDHLGLPGRVAVYLPMSYSVAGHVVLFPAERVRPVAADSADVMAFLVSGGVTRIGPPRAAVRVAAPVGDAGSPA, encoded by the coding sequence ATGCGCGCGCTGCTCAACTACTTCCTCCGCGGCGTGGCCGTGATCGCGCCCCTCGCGGTCACGGCCTACGTCTGCTGGCGCCTCTTCGCGGCCGTGGACTCGTGGCTCGGGCTGAGCGTCCCCGGCGTGGGCTTCGTCCTGACGATTGGGTTTCTAACGGTCGTCGGGTTCCTCGCCTCGACGTTCTTCGCGCGCGCGGTGCTGGGCCCGATCGAGCGCGTGCTCACGCGCCTCCCGCTCGTCCGGCTGCTCTACGGCTCGACCAAGGACCTGCTCAACGCCTTCGTCGGCGAGCAGCGCCGCTTCGACCGGCCCGTGCTCGTCGCGCTCTACCCCGAGGCCGGCGGCGAGGTGCTCGGCTTCGTGACCCAGACCGCGCTCGACCACCTCGGCCTCCCCGGCCGCGTCGCGGTCTACCTGCCGATGTCGTACAGCGTGGCCGGGCACGTCGTGCTCTTCCCCGCCGAGCGCGTGCGGCCCGTGGCGGCCGACAGCGCCGACGTGATGGCCTTCCTCGTTTCGGGAGGCGTGACGCGCATCGGACCGCCGCGCGCCGCGGTCCGCGTCGCAGCGCCGGTCGGCGACGCGGGGTCACCCGCGTAG
- a CDS encoding monooxygenase, with protein MRYGYWLPVFGGWLRNVPDEAMETSWPYAKRLAQRSEQLGYDLTLVAELFLNDIKGIDAPALDAWSTAAALAAVTERLELMVAVRPTFHNPAILAKQAANIDRISNGRLSLNVVSSWWADEARRYGVRFDAHDDRYARTAEWLHVVDAAWRDASVSFKGHYYEVDETVLEPKPVRRPRPTIYAGGESEAAKTLISRDCDAFVMHGDGPAQIGPKVDDMRRRRERAAVDRTGRADGLAPMQFGVAAYTIVRDSDAEVEGELARITDVAPGSPGYRNYQDWVANTKLESALSLQDYSVSNRGLRTGLVGTPEQVAERVHALSDVGVDLLLLQCSPQLEEMERFSEQVMPLVAQMAHAEPVTAAA; from the coding sequence ATGCGCTACGGCTACTGGCTCCCCGTCTTCGGGGGCTGGCTGCGCAACGTGCCCGACGAGGCGATGGAGACCTCGTGGCCGTACGCGAAGCGCCTCGCCCAACGCAGCGAACAGCTCGGCTACGACCTCACCCTCGTCGCCGAATTGTTCCTGAACGACATCAAGGGGATCGACGCGCCGGCGCTCGACGCGTGGTCCACCGCCGCCGCGCTCGCCGCCGTCACCGAGCGGCTCGAGTTGATGGTCGCCGTGCGGCCGACCTTCCACAACCCGGCGATCCTCGCCAAGCAGGCGGCCAACATCGACCGCATCAGCAACGGGCGCCTCTCGCTCAACGTCGTCTCGTCGTGGTGGGCCGACGAGGCGCGGCGCTACGGCGTGCGCTTCGACGCGCACGACGACCGCTACGCGCGCACGGCCGAGTGGCTGCACGTCGTCGACGCGGCGTGGCGCGACGCCTCGGTCAGCTTCAAAGGGCATTACTACGAGGTCGACGAGACGGTGCTCGAGCCGAAGCCCGTCCGGCGGCCGCGTCCGACGATCTACGCCGGCGGCGAGAGCGAGGCGGCCAAGACGCTCATCAGCCGCGACTGCGACGCGTTCGTCATGCACGGCGACGGCCCCGCGCAGATCGGCCCCAAGGTCGACGACATGCGCCGCCGCCGTGAACGGGCGGCCGTCGACCGCACCGGACGCGCCGACGGCCTCGCGCCGATGCAGTTCGGGGTCGCCGCGTACACGATCGTCCGCGACAGCGACGCCGAGGTCGAGGGCGAGCTCGCCCGCATCACCGACGTGGCGCCCGGGTCGCCCGGCTACCGCAACTACCAGGACTGGGTCGCGAACACGAAGCTGGAGAGCGCGCTCTCGCTGCAGGACTACTCGGTCTCGAACCGCGGGCTCCGCACAGGCCTCGTCGGCACACCGGAGCAGGTCGCCGAGCGCGTGCACGCGCTCTCGGACGTCGGCGTCGACCTGCTGCTCCTCCAATGCAGCCCGCAGCTCGAAGAGATGGAGCGCTTCTCCGAGCAGGTGATGCCGCTCGTCGCGCAGATGGCGCACGCGGAGCCCGTGACCGCCGCCGCGTGA
- a CDS encoding peptidase S9 → MPVLARRRGAVRPLLAALACGPALASAQNGGQSSGPPARAGALRPITQADYDRWAAVQGITLARDGRWVAYTLAPQVGDGPLVVRAVRGSTEYRVPRGFVGRPQLAVNVDSGFTAPPPVFSADGRVLAALTYAPRAEFDRARREKRKTPPAPSLAVVSLADGRVETVARVRSFVMPRDAGGWLAYLLESDDSAGQRAAAGRDSGARPTGAPPGGGAPAGSAAATPGGTPRPVSDSSGTSKREYGSTLVVRDLATGAETRVADVASYVVGDSARWLAYAVSSRTPGRDGVYARALGSTGGPGGEVALATGRGEYKALSLDRAARQLAFVSNRDDSLRAKPRWSLFRTRLDARAPETHAVVPAAAVERGLSVSDRGVSFVRDGSALVFGLSPAPVDSVPADSLADKAVLDLWHWQDPRLQPQQRLEAGRDRGRAYTAVYTPATGRSVRLGSDTLPQVTVSDDGRVALAVTNVPYAVAQTWGEGGSDVYVLDARTGARTAVARRVQFGAQLSPGARYVTWYAGAANGGWQAYDVAERRTVSLTGGARNLRFDEETWDTPSEAAPWGEAGWTAGERELLVYSRYDVWALDPSGRRAPRAVTDSLGARGHVVLRVLRPDREARYVDPRVPLLLSAFDDETKASGFYRGRVDGGAPERIVIADARFGPLIKSQGAEVYAVTRQTFAASPDVYVGDRLDALTRASDANPQQAQYAWGTAELVRWRNTDGVPLKGILYKPAGFDASRKYPMLVYFYEQLSDNLYQYVAPAGRNVINPTVYASNGYLVFFPDIAYTTGYPGQSALKAILPGVQAIAARGFVDEQHVGIAGQSWGGYQSAYIITQTPYFRAAFLGAPVANMTSAYGGIRWESGVARAFQYEKGQSRIGKSLWDALPRYVENSPLFYVDRVTTPALIMSNDGDGAVPWYQGIELFVGLRRFGKEAYLLDYNGDGHNPRKRANQLDVDRRMQQFFAYHLKGEPAPEWMTTGVPYLRKGREQPGTPVVAAEPGAGGRTIGAPGAAGSGTTPTVPTQPAPGAVAPAP, encoded by the coding sequence ATGCCCGTTCTCGCCCGGCGCCGCGGCGCCGTTCGCCCGCTCCTCGCCGCACTCGCCTGCGGCCCCGCCCTCGCCAGCGCGCAGAACGGCGGCCAGAGCAGCGGGCCGCCCGCCCGCGCCGGCGCGCTGCGGCCGATCACCCAGGCGGACTACGACCGGTGGGCGGCGGTGCAGGGGATCACCCTCGCGCGCGACGGACGGTGGGTCGCGTACACGCTCGCGCCGCAGGTGGGGGACGGTCCGCTCGTCGTCCGCGCCGTCCGCGGGTCGACGGAGTACCGCGTGCCGCGCGGGTTCGTCGGCCGGCCGCAGCTCGCGGTGAACGTCGACTCGGGCTTCACCGCGCCACCCCCGGTGTTCTCGGCGGACGGGCGCGTGCTCGCGGCGCTGACCTACGCGCCGCGGGCGGAGTTCGACCGCGCGCGGCGCGAGAAGCGAAAGACGCCGCCGGCGCCGTCGCTCGCGGTCGTCTCGCTCGCGGACGGGCGCGTCGAGACCGTGGCGCGCGTGCGGAGCTTTGTGATGCCGCGTGACGCGGGCGGCTGGCTCGCGTACCTGCTCGAATCCGACGACAGCGCGGGGCAGCGCGCGGCGGCCGGGCGCGACAGCGGCGCGCGGCCGACTGGCGCGCCGCCCGGCGGTGGTGCGCCGGCCGGGAGCGCGGCCGCGACGCCGGGCGGCACACCGCGGCCGGTGAGCGACAGCAGCGGGACGTCGAAGCGCGAGTACGGCTCGACGCTCGTCGTGCGCGACCTCGCGACGGGCGCGGAGACGCGCGTCGCGGACGTCGCGTCGTACGTGGTCGGCGACAGCGCGCGCTGGCTCGCGTACGCCGTCTCGTCGCGCACGCCGGGGCGCGACGGCGTGTATGCGCGCGCGCTCGGGTCGACCGGCGGCCCGGGCGGCGAAGTCGCGCTCGCGACCGGTCGCGGCGAGTACAAGGCGCTCTCGCTCGACCGCGCGGCGCGCCAGCTCGCGTTCGTCTCGAATCGCGACGATTCGCTCCGGGCGAAGCCGCGCTGGAGCCTGTTCCGCACGCGGCTCGACGCGCGCGCGCCCGAGACGCACGCCGTCGTCCCGGCCGCCGCCGTCGAACGCGGCCTCTCGGTGAGCGACCGCGGCGTCAGCTTCGTGCGCGACGGGTCGGCGCTCGTGTTCGGCCTGTCGCCCGCGCCGGTCGATTCGGTGCCGGCCGACTCGCTCGCGGACAAGGCGGTGCTCGACCTGTGGCACTGGCAGGACCCGCGGCTGCAGCCGCAGCAGCGCCTCGAGGCGGGGCGGGACCGCGGGCGGGCGTACACGGCGGTCTACACGCCGGCGACGGGGCGCTCCGTGCGGCTCGGCTCCGATACGCTGCCGCAGGTGACCGTGAGCGACGACGGGCGCGTGGCGCTCGCGGTAACGAACGTCCCGTACGCGGTCGCGCAGACATGGGGCGAGGGGGGGAGCGACGTGTACGTGCTCGACGCGCGGACGGGCGCGCGCACGGCGGTCGCGCGCCGGGTGCAGTTCGGCGCGCAGCTCTCGCCCGGGGCGCGCTACGTGACGTGGTACGCGGGCGCGGCGAACGGCGGCTGGCAGGCGTACGACGTCGCCGAGCGGCGGACGGTGTCGCTCACCGGGGGCGCGCGAAACCTGCGCTTCGACGAGGAGACGTGGGACACGCCGAGCGAGGCCGCGCCGTGGGGCGAGGCGGGGTGGACGGCGGGCGAGCGCGAACTGCTCGTCTACTCGCGCTACGACGTGTGGGCGTTAGACCCGAGCGGCCGGCGCGCGCCGCGCGCGGTGACCGACTCGCTCGGCGCGCGCGGGCACGTCGTCCTGCGCGTGCTGCGGCCGGACCGCGAGGCGCGGTACGTCGACCCGCGTGTGCCGCTGCTGCTGAGCGCGTTCGACGACGAGACGAAGGCGAGCGGCTTCTACCGCGGGCGCGTCGACGGCGGCGCGCCGGAACGAATCGTCATAGCGGACGCGCGGTTCGGGCCGCTAATCAAGTCGCAGGGAGCGGAGGTGTACGCCGTCACGCGGCAGACGTTCGCCGCGTCGCCGGACGTCTACGTCGGCGACCGGCTGGACGCGCTGACCCGGGCGAGCGACGCGAACCCGCAGCAGGCGCAGTACGCGTGGGGCACCGCGGAGCTCGTGCGCTGGCGCAACACGGACGGCGTCCCGCTCAAGGGCATCCTCTACAAGCCCGCGGGGTTCGACGCGTCGCGCAAGTATCCCATGCTCGTCTACTTCTACGAGCAGCTGTCGGACAACCTGTACCAGTACGTCGCGCCCGCGGGGCGCAACGTCATCAACCCGACCGTCTACGCGTCGAACGGCTACCTCGTCTTCTTCCCCGACATCGCGTACACGACGGGGTACCCCGGGCAGAGCGCGCTCAAGGCGATCCTTCCGGGCGTGCAGGCGATCGCGGCGCGCGGCTTCGTCGACGAGCAGCACGTCGGCATCGCGGGGCAGAGCTGGGGCGGGTACCAGAGCGCGTACATCATCACGCAGACGCCGTACTTCCGCGCCGCGTTCCTCGGCGCGCCGGTGGCGAACATGACGAGCGCCTACGGCGGCATCCGGTGGGAGAGCGGCGTCGCGCGCGCGTTCCAGTACGAGAAGGGGCAGAGCCGGATCGGGAAGTCGCTCTGGGACGCGCTGCCGCGCTACGTCGAGAACTCGCCGCTCTTCTACGTCGACCGCGTCACGACGCCGGCGCTGATCATGAGCAACGACGGGGACGGGGCGGTGCCGTGGTACCAGGGGATCGAGTTGTTCGTCGGGCTCCGGCGCTTCGGCAAGGAGGCGTACCTGCTGGATTACAACGGAGACGGACACAACCCGCGCAAGCGGGCGAACCAGCTCGACGTGGACCGCCGGATGCAGCAGTTCTTCGCGTATCATCTCAAAGGCGAGCCCGCGCCGGAGTGGATGACGACCGGCGTGCCGTACCTGCGGAAGGGGCGCGAGCAGCCCGGCACGCCCGTCGTCGCCGCGGAGCCGGGCGCGGGGGGGCGAACGATCGGAGCGCCGGGCGCGGCGGGGTCCGGGACGACGCCCACCGTCCCGACGCAGCCGGCCCCGGGCGCGGTGGCGCCGGCGCCGTAG
- a CDS encoding oxidoreductase: MDTRRIGSLTVSAVGLGCNNFGARLDAAGTAAVVDAALEAGVTLFDTADVYGGTRSEEFLGRALGTRRRDVVVATKFGARIDDARPGGGAPAYVRRAAEDSLRRLGTDVIDLYQLHRPDASVPVADTMGALDDLVREGKVREIGCSNFSVAQIRASRTVQTGAQFASVQNEYSLFHREPEHDGVLAECEREGLGFVPYFPLASGLLSGKYRRGAPPPPDSRLGSGGWGSDRLSDENLAHVERLTAVAEARGHTVLELAVAWLLARPAVASVIAGATRAEQVRANAAAASWTLSADDLAAVEQAFTEPAVGATAHG; the protein is encoded by the coding sequence ATGGACACACGTCGCATCGGATCCCTCACCGTCTCCGCCGTCGGGCTCGGCTGTAACAACTTCGGCGCACGACTCGACGCGGCCGGAACGGCCGCGGTCGTCGACGCCGCGCTCGAGGCCGGCGTCACCCTCTTCGACACCGCGGACGTCTACGGCGGCACGCGCAGCGAGGAGTTCCTCGGCCGTGCGTTAGGCACACGCCGCCGCGACGTCGTGGTCGCGACGAAGTTCGGCGCGCGGATCGATGACGCGCGGCCGGGCGGCGGCGCGCCCGCGTACGTGCGGCGCGCGGCGGAGGACAGCCTGCGCCGGCTCGGGACCGACGTGATCGACCTGTACCAGCTGCACCGGCCGGACGCGTCGGTGCCGGTCGCCGACACGATGGGCGCGCTCGACGACCTCGTGCGCGAGGGGAAGGTGCGCGAGATCGGCTGCTCGAACTTCTCGGTCGCGCAGATCCGCGCGTCACGCACGGTGCAGACCGGGGCGCAGTTCGCGAGCGTGCAGAACGAGTACAGCCTGTTCCACCGCGAGCCGGAACACGACGGCGTGCTCGCCGAGTGCGAGCGCGAGGGGCTCGGCTTCGTCCCGTACTTCCCGCTCGCCAGCGGGCTGCTGAGCGGGAAGTACCGCCGCGGCGCGCCGCCGCCGCCGGACTCGCGCCTCGGGTCGGGTGGCTGGGGGAGCGACCGGCTGAGCGACGAGAACCTCGCGCACGTCGAGCGCCTCACCGCGGTCGCCGAGGCGCGCGGGCACACGGTGCTCGAGCTCGCGGTCGCCTGGCTGCTCGCGCGCCCCGCCGTGGCCTCGGTGATCGCCGGCGCGACGCGCGCGGAGCAGGTGCGGGCGAACGCGGCCGCGGCGAGTTGGACGCTCTCCGCCGACGACCTCGCCGCGGTCGAGCAGGCGTTTACGGAGCCGGCGGTCGGCGCGACGGCGCACGGCTGA
- a CDS encoding oxidoreductase, protein MADPTKAGAQPPQPDQQQAPPGTEQELTPRADHGETSYRGSGKLAGKVALITGADSGIGRAVALAFAREGADVLISYLNEADDATETRRLVEAEGRRALTVAGDIADEAHCRTLVRRCVEELGRVDVLVNNAAFQRTHEDIGEFSTKEWDRTYRTNVYAMFWLCREAAPHMRPGSAIINTTSVQAYTPEPMLLAYASTKAAIKNFTQGLAQGVADKGIRVNAVAPGPVWTPLIPATLPADKVKTFGQDTPLKRAAQPRELAPIYVLLASDEGSYLTGMIYGATGGDPIG, encoded by the coding sequence ATGGCTGATCCGACGAAGGCCGGCGCGCAGCCGCCGCAGCCGGACCAGCAGCAAGCGCCGCCCGGGACGGAGCAGGAGCTGACGCCACGCGCGGACCACGGCGAGACGTCCTACCGCGGGAGCGGGAAGCTGGCCGGCAAGGTCGCGCTGATCACCGGCGCGGACTCGGGGATCGGCCGCGCCGTCGCGCTCGCGTTCGCCCGCGAGGGCGCCGACGTGCTGATCTCCTACCTCAACGAAGCGGACGACGCGACGGAGACGCGGCGGCTCGTCGAGGCCGAGGGGCGGCGCGCGCTCACCGTGGCGGGCGACATCGCGGACGAGGCGCACTGCCGGACGCTGGTCCGCCGCTGCGTGGAAGAACTCGGGCGCGTCGACGTGCTCGTCAACAACGCCGCGTTCCAGCGGACGCACGAGGACATTGGCGAGTTCTCGACGAAGGAGTGGGACCGGACGTACCGCACGAACGTTTACGCGATGTTCTGGCTGTGCCGCGAGGCCGCGCCGCACATGCGGCCGGGGAGCGCGATCATCAACACGACGTCGGTGCAGGCCTACACGCCCGAGCCGATGCTGCTCGCCTACGCGTCGACCAAGGCCGCGATCAAGAACTTCACGCAGGGGCTCGCGCAGGGCGTGGCCGACAAGGGGATCCGCGTCAACGCGGTCGCGCCGGGTCCGGTGTGGACGCCGCTGATCCCCGCGACGCTGCCGGCCGACAAGGTGAAGACCTTCGGGCAGGACACGCCGCTCAAGCGTGCGGCGCAGCCGCGCGAGTTGGCGCCGATCTACGTGCTGCTCGCCTCGGACGAGGGGAGCTATCTGACCGGGATGATCTACGGGGCTACCGGCGGCGACCCGATCGGGTGA